ACAtggtgtttggggaggggtttgTCTGGAATTAGCCAATCCAGGGCAAGGTTTGAACGCATGTGCTGCTAATTATAATAAATGTGAGTGTGATTGAGGGCGAGAGAgcgtgccaggagtgagagagtgacaaTTACAGGGCGGCACAGACACACTTGCAGAAAGCGCGCCCGCTCAGTTATGAGCAGCCCTGCCCTGCCGTTGCTCAGAGGTTTATCATCTGTTTATGATCAGACCGCACAGTTGAAACACAGATCCCACGAGCTGTTGGAGAATCGCACGTTGCCGGTTTAATATTCCGCACAGCTTACAGGAGCGATACAGCGCTGTGATTTCAACGACCAGGAGTCTGGTGCTGTGCTGGCTCGGGCCCGAGACTGTCAGCGATTCCCCGGAGGCTGTCTGTTCAGAGCCACTCCGGGAACCTGCCTCCAGATTTGTTCCCACGCGGGCTAAAAGCGGAAGGTAATTCCCCCGGGACTGGGAAGGGAGGGTGATCGATCACACATCGTTTCCTGCCGATCGAGCCCCCAGCTAGGCCGCATTTGAAGCCTGGGACTGGCCTGAGCCCAAGGCCCCCTCCTCCCTGTAGCCCTTCAGCAGCTGGTTGAGCAGGCTCTTCTCGTTGGCCCCGTGCCGCCGCGCGAGGAGGGGCGGCAGCGGGTTGTGCCGGTACTCGATGACCGCCATCTTGGCTCGGTCCAAGTTCTCCCGGGTGGGAATCTGCATCATCCGCACGCAACTCCCCCGGTGGGTCTGGAACCGCGGAGCAAGCACTTCGAAGAGCTTCGGGATCAGATCTTTCTCCTGACAGAAACAAGAGAGGTTTATTGCCAGAAATATTCCACTCTGCCCTCTCCACCACAACCGGGCCCAATTAGAGCTCTCCCTTCTCTCTCGCCTCAGAGACAGATTGGCGATTCGAACACCAcggcagagacttgagcccataatccaggccaacactcccagtgccagagctgggggagtcccgcactgtcagaagggcagtactgagggagtcccgcactgtcagaggggcagtactgagggagtcccgcactgtcagaggggcagtactgagggagtcccgcactgtcagaggggcagtactgagggagtcccgcactgtcagaggggcagtactgagggagtcccgcactgtcagaggggcagtactgagggagtcccgcactgtcagaggggcagtactgagggagtcccgcactgtcagaggggcagtactgagggagtcccgcactgtcagaggggcagtactgagggagtcccgcactgtcag
This DNA window, taken from Pristiophorus japonicus isolate sPriJap1 chromosome 20, sPriJap1.hap1, whole genome shotgun sequence, encodes the following:
- the mrpl17 gene encoding large ribosomal subunit protein bL17m isoform X2, whose protein sequence is MHLSAALWISHGRVYRRMGLGPQSRLDMLRNLVTALVRHERIETTLARADEMRFYAEKLVDYAKRGNTNQKAMKMADFWLTEKDLIPKLFEVLAPRFQTHRGSCVRMMQIPTRENLDRAKMAVIEYRHNPLPPLLARRHGANEKSLLNQLLKGYREEGALGSGQSQASNAA